In Nocardia yunnanensis, one DNA window encodes the following:
- a CDS encoding acyl-ACP desaturase — protein sequence MTPTALLAELEPVAEANLNRHLALAKDWHPHDYVPWDEGRNFAAMGGIDWEPGQSRLGEVARAAMITNLLTEDNLPSYHRLISDAFSRDGAWRVWVDRWTAEENRHGIVLRDYLVVTRGVDPVALEQARMTCMGQGVDDPTGTGQHAVLHGVAYVTFQELATRVSHRNTGRACEDPIADRMLGRIAADENLHMVFYRNICGATLDLVPDDALAAIDAVIRNFRMPGAGMPDFRRNSVLIAKHGIYDLRQHLDEVIWPVLRKWNIFERTDFTDPGERIREELAAFLEKLAKDVVRFEEQRDRALAREAARRERVTP from the coding sequence ATGACTCCGACAGCGCTCCTGGCCGAACTCGAACCGGTCGCCGAAGCGAATCTGAACCGGCATCTCGCCCTGGCCAAGGACTGGCATCCGCACGACTACGTGCCGTGGGACGAGGGCCGCAATTTCGCTGCCATGGGCGGAATCGATTGGGAGCCAGGTCAATCCAGGCTAGGCGAGGTGGCGCGTGCCGCCATGATCACCAACCTGCTCACCGAGGACAACCTGCCCTCCTACCACCGTCTCATCTCCGACGCATTCTCCCGCGACGGCGCGTGGCGGGTCTGGGTGGACCGCTGGACCGCGGAGGAGAATCGGCACGGCATCGTGCTGCGCGACTATCTGGTCGTCACCCGCGGCGTCGATCCCGTCGCCCTGGAACAGGCGCGAATGACGTGTATGGGCCAGGGGGTCGACGATCCCACCGGGACCGGACAGCACGCGGTCCTGCACGGCGTCGCCTATGTGACCTTCCAGGAATTGGCGACCCGGGTCTCGCATCGCAATACCGGCCGGGCCTGCGAGGATCCCATCGCCGACCGCATGCTCGGGCGGATTGCCGCCGACGAGAACCTGCACATGGTCTTCTACCGCAATATCTGCGGCGCCACCCTCGACCTGGTACCCGACGACGCGCTCGCGGCAATCGATGCCGTCATCCGCAACTTCCGCATGCCGGGGGCGGGCATGCCGGATTTCCGCCGCAACAGCGTGCTCATCGCCAAACACGGCATCTACGATCTGCGCCAGCATCTCGACGAGGTGATCTGGCCGGTACTGCGCAAATGGAACATCTTCGAGCGCACCGACTTCACCGATCCGGGCGAGCGGATCCGGGAGGAATTGGCCGCCTTCCTCGAGAAGCTCGCCAAGGATGTGGTGCGTTTCGAGGAACAACGCGACCGCGCCCTGGCCCGCGAGGCCGCCCGCCGCGAGCGCGTCACCCCCTGA
- the nrdR gene encoding transcriptional regulator NrdR, giving the protein MHCPYCRHPDSRVVDSREAEEGSAIRRRRACPECGRRFTTVETAILSVVKRSGVTEPFSREKVVRGVSRACQGREVDSDALNLLAQQVEDAVRAKGSPEIPSHEVGLAILGPLRDLDEVAYLRFASVYRSFSSAEDFEREIADLRKHREENTVGAAVE; this is encoded by the coding sequence ATGCATTGCCCGTATTGTCGCCACCCCGATTCGAGGGTGGTCGACTCACGTGAGGCCGAGGAAGGCAGCGCCATCAGGAGGCGGCGTGCCTGCCCGGAGTGTGGGCGCCGGTTCACCACGGTCGAAACCGCGATTCTGTCGGTGGTGAAGCGCAGCGGCGTCACCGAACCGTTCAGCCGTGAGAAGGTCGTGCGCGGTGTGAGCCGCGCCTGCCAGGGTCGCGAGGTCGACTCCGACGCGCTCAATCTGCTCGCCCAGCAGGTCGAGGATGCGGTGCGCGCCAAGGGTTCCCCCGAGATCCCCAGCCACGAGGTGGGTTTGGCGATCCTGGGTCCCCTGCGTGATCTCGACGAGGTCGCCTACCTGCGGTTCGCCTCGGTGTATCGATCCTTCAGTTCCGCCGAGGATTTCGAACGCGAGATCGCCGACCTGCGCAAGCATCGCGAGGAGAACACGGTGGGCGCGGCGGTCGAGTAG
- the hrpA gene encoding ATP-dependent RNA helicase HrpA, which produces MTRTAATSRELRSRLADLSIRDEYRLRRRLDKARGGDLTDLEAEIDAAQRRVDARRAAVPDIRYPEQLPVSARRDDIAAAIAAHQVVIVAGETGSGKTTQLPKICLELGRGIRGTIGHTQPRRLAARTVAERIAEELGTELGDVVGYTVRFTDQASDRTLVKLMTDGILLAEIQRDRLLRRYDTIIIDEAHERSLNIDFLLGYLKQLLPKRPDLKIVITSATIDPELFARHFCDENGTPAPIVEVSGRSYPVEIRYRPLSLEVPVTGAEAAADLDDDEDTRIVDRDPTDAIGDAVRELQAEGDGDILVFLSGEREIRDTADSLRDMRLPRTEILPLYARLSAAEQHRVFESHTGRRVVLATNVAETSLTVPGIRYVIDPGTARISRYSMRTKVQRLPIESISQASARQRSGRCGRVADGIAIRLYAEDDFESRPQFTEPEILRTNLAAVILQMTALGLGDIESFPFVEAPDARAIRDGIALLEELGALARAEAEAGARRDIPDAGLILTPIGREMAQIPVDPRMARMLVEANRAGCLAEVLIIVAALSIQDVRERPVDHQQAADTKHARFTIEGSDFLAYLRLWDYLREQRNALSSNQFRRLCRDEFLHYLRIREWQDLHGQLRTITRGLGWNTSGSDAQFDRTATTADEFETNARGRTSGRGGDGPDNAAGGRDGRNVRNRRGSNRGDASSPADLAADPGSGRNSQRGNASARGGDDPTRRHGQTPGGESGRGRNAGRGADSSRSSGPQDGHGSSRAMPGGASVSGRMGGGRAELAESLAAKAGLGDDSLPWDVTSIHQALLAGMLSHIGVREAETREFLGARNAKFMIFPGSSLAKKPPRWVMAAELVETSRLWGRTAARIEPEWAERLAGDLVKRTYSEPHWSAKRGAAAAYERVTLYGLPLVTQRRVDFGRIDPELSRELFIRHALVQGEWQTKHAFFERNRELLDDVADLEHRARRRDILVDDQVLFDFYDERVPSDIVSVRHFDSWWRKAQRQDASLLDFTASTVVNEDAAVLDPTAYPDSWRQGELTFPLTYQFEPGQADDGVTVHIPIAQLAHVRSVGFDWLVPGMREELAAAFIKTLPKQLRRTVVPAPDFAKAALDRLTPRAEPLRTGLARELSQLGSVTITAAHLDPAGLPDHLRMTFAAVSPMGEIVARSKSLTELKTRLAEQVSKSVARANTAAERAPATVWTSESLGTLPTSVKRQVGGQTITGYPALVAESEGVAVRVLSSPAEQATAMRTGTRALLLSAITTSTRAVTAGLRPADRLALSQNPYGSLDALVEDCRGCAADELIAAHGGPVRSPEQFQTLVERVRPQFTTAVATIVRSVIPVLAEAHRLRAALAESHDRDATDDVAHQLDEMVFPGFISEWGSARLRELPRYLEAARLRLEALPAAAHRDRAGMAELDRVHAAYDRLLASLPESRRGGRDILEIWWMIEELRVSLFAQQLGTPYSVSAKRIEKAIDAARRPPQQR; this is translated from the coding sequence ATGACCAGGACCGCCGCCACCTCTCGCGAGCTTCGTTCCCGCCTGGCCGATCTCTCGATCCGCGACGAGTACCGCTTGCGTCGCCGGCTCGACAAGGCCCGCGGCGGCGATCTCACCGACCTCGAAGCCGAGATCGACGCCGCCCAGCGCCGGGTGGACGCCCGCCGCGCCGCCGTACCCGACATCCGCTATCCCGAACAGCTGCCGGTCTCCGCGCGCCGCGACGACATCGCCGCGGCCATCGCCGCACACCAGGTGGTGATCGTGGCCGGCGAGACCGGTTCCGGCAAGACCACCCAGCTGCCCAAGATCTGCCTGGAACTCGGGCGCGGCATTCGCGGCACCATCGGCCACACCCAGCCGCGCCGGCTGGCCGCGCGCACGGTGGCCGAGCGCATCGCCGAGGAACTGGGCACCGAACTCGGGGACGTGGTCGGCTACACGGTCCGCTTCACCGATCAGGCCTCGGATCGCACCCTGGTCAAGCTGATGACCGACGGCATCCTGCTCGCGGAGATCCAGCGCGATCGGCTGCTGCGCCGCTACGACACGATCATCATCGACGAGGCGCACGAGCGCAGCCTCAATATCGACTTCCTGCTCGGCTATCTCAAGCAGCTGCTGCCCAAGCGACCGGACCTCAAGATCGTCATCACCTCGGCGACCATCGATCCGGAGCTGTTCGCGCGCCACTTCTGCGACGAGAACGGCACGCCCGCACCGATTGTCGAGGTGTCGGGACGGTCGTATCCGGTGGAGATCCGGTATCGGCCGCTGTCGCTGGAGGTTCCGGTCACCGGCGCGGAGGCCGCCGCGGATCTCGACGACGACGAGGACACCCGCATCGTCGACCGCGACCCCACCGACGCCATCGGCGACGCGGTGCGCGAACTGCAGGCCGAGGGCGACGGCGACATCCTGGTGTTCCTGTCCGGCGAGCGCGAGATCCGCGACACCGCGGACTCGTTGCGGGACATGCGGTTGCCGCGCACCGAGATCCTGCCGCTGTACGCGCGGCTGTCGGCGGCCGAGCAGCACCGGGTGTTCGAATCGCATACCGGGCGCCGCGTGGTGCTGGCCACCAACGTGGCCGAGACCTCGCTCACGGTGCCGGGCATCCGGTACGTGATCGACCCTGGCACCGCGCGCATTTCGCGCTACTCCATGCGCACCAAGGTGCAGCGGCTGCCCATCGAATCGATCTCGCAGGCGTCGGCGCGGCAGCGATCGGGCCGGTGCGGCCGTGTCGCGGACGGTATCGCGATCCGGCTGTACGCCGAGGACGACTTCGAATCCCGGCCGCAGTTCACCGAACCGGAGATCCTGCGCACCAATCTGGCTGCCGTCATCCTGCAGATGACCGCGCTCGGGCTCGGCGACATCGAGAGCTTCCCGTTCGTGGAGGCGCCCGACGCGCGGGCCATCCGCGACGGCATCGCCCTGCTCGAGGAGCTGGGCGCACTCGCCCGCGCGGAGGCGGAAGCCGGTGCGCGCCGCGACATTCCGGACGCCGGCCTGATCCTCACCCCCATCGGCCGCGAGATGGCGCAGATCCCCGTCGACCCGCGCATGGCCCGCATGCTGGTGGAGGCCAACCGCGCCGGCTGCCTGGCCGAAGTGCTGATCATCGTCGCCGCCCTGTCCATCCAGGATGTCCGCGAACGCCCCGTCGACCATCAGCAGGCCGCCGACACCAAACACGCCCGCTTCACCATCGAGGGCTCCGACTTCCTGGCCTACCTGCGCCTCTGGGATTACCTCCGCGAACAGCGAAACGCCCTCTCCTCCAACCAGTTCCGCCGCCTGTGCCGCGACGAATTCCTGCACTACCTCCGCATCCGCGAATGGCAGGACCTGCACGGCCAACTCCGCACCATCACCCGCGGCCTGGGCTGGAACACCTCCGGCTCCGACGCCCAATTCGACCGCACCGCAACAACTGCCGATGAGTTCGAGACGAATGCGCGCGGCCGGACCAGTGGACGCGGCGGGGACGGCCCGGACAATGCGGCCGGCGGCCGAGACGGCCGCAATGTACGAAACCGGCGCGGCTCCAATCGAGGCGACGCCTCGTCGCCTGCCGACCTGGCCGCCGACCCGGGCAGCGGTCGTAACTCCCAGCGCGGCAACGCCTCCGCACGCGGCGGCGATGACCCAACCCGCCGCCATGGTCAGACCCCTGGCGGGGAATCCGGCCGCGGCCGAAATGCTGGGCGCGGCGCGGATTCCAGCCGCAGCAGCGGCCCCCAGGACGGTCATGGCAGCAGTCGGGCGATGCCCGGCGGGGCTTCGGTGTCCGGGCGGATGGGCGGCGGGCGGGCCGAGTTGGCGGAGAGCCTGGCGGCCAAGGCGGGGCTCGGGGACGATTCGCTGCCGTGGGATGTGACGTCGATTCATCAGGCGCTGCTGGCCGGAATGCTGTCGCATATCGGCGTGCGGGAGGCCGAGACTCGGGAGTTCCTGGGTGCGCGCAACGCGAAGTTCATGATCTTCCCGGGATCCTCGCTGGCGAAGAAGCCGCCGCGGTGGGTGATGGCCGCCGAATTGGTGGAGACCTCCCGGCTGTGGGGGCGGACCGCCGCGCGGATCGAGCCGGAATGGGCCGAACGGCTCGCGGGCGATCTGGTGAAACGCACGTATTCCGAGCCGCATTGGTCGGCCAAGCGGGGCGCGGCGGCCGCCTACGAGCGGGTCACGCTGTACGGGCTGCCGCTGGTGACGCAGCGGCGGGTGGACTTCGGGCGCATCGATCCGGAGTTGTCGCGGGAACTGTTCATCCGGCACGCGCTGGTGCAGGGCGAGTGGCAGACCAAGCACGCCTTCTTCGAGCGCAACCGCGAATTGCTCGATGATGTGGCCGATCTGGAGCATCGGGCGCGGCGGCGCGACATCCTCGTCGACGATCAGGTGCTGTTCGACTTCTACGATGAGCGCGTCCCGTCGGACATCGTGTCGGTGCGGCATTTCGACAGCTGGTGGCGCAAGGCGCAGCGCCAGGACGCGAGCCTGCTCGACTTCACCGCCTCCACGGTGGTCAACGAGGACGCGGCCGTCCTGGATCCGACCGCCTACCCCGACAGCTGGCGCCAAGGCGAGCTGACTTTCCCGCTCACCTACCAGTTCGAGCCGGGTCAGGCCGACGACGGCGTCACCGTGCACATCCCCATCGCGCAGCTCGCGCACGTGCGCTCGGTCGGCTTCGACTGGCTGGTGCCGGGCATGCGCGAGGAACTCGCGGCCGCGTTCATCAAGACGCTGCCGAAACAGTTGCGCCGCACCGTCGTTCCGGCCCCGGACTTCGCCAAGGCCGCGCTCGACCGCCTCACCCCGCGTGCCGAACCGCTGCGCACCGGTCTGGCGCGGGAGCTGTCGCAGCTGGGCTCGGTCACCATCACCGCCGCCCATCTGGACCCGGCGGGCCTGCCCGACCATCTGCGCATGACCTTCGCCGCCGTCTCCCCCATGGGCGAGATCGTCGCCCGCAGCAAGAGCCTGACCGAGCTGAAAACCCGCCTGGCCGAACAGGTCTCGAAGTCGGTGGCGCGCGCCAATACCGCCGCCGAACGCGCCCCCGCCACGGTGTGGACCTCGGAATCGCTGGGCACGCTGCCCACTTCGGTCAAACGCCAGGTGGGCGGGCAGACCATCACCGGATATCCGGCTCTGGTCGCCGAGTCCGAGGGCGTGGCCGTGCGCGTGCTGAGCTCCCCGGCCGAGCAGGCCACCGCCATGCGCACCGGCACCCGCGCCCTGCTGCTGAGCGCGATCACCACCAGTACCCGCGCCGTCACCGCCGGGCTGCGTCCCGCCGATCGCCTTGCGCTGAGCCAGAATCCGTACGGTTCCCTCGACGCGCTCGTCGAGGACTGCCGCGGCTGCGCCGCCGACGAGCTCATCGCGGCCCACGGCGGCCCGGTGCGCAGTCCGGAGCAGTTCCAGACCCTCGTGGAGCGGGTGCGGCCGCAGTTCACGACGGCGGTGGCGACCATCGTGCGCTCGGTGATCCCGGTGCTCGCCGAGGCCCACCGCCTGCGCGCCGCGCTCGCCGAGTCGCACGACCGCGACGCCACCGACGATGTCGCCCATCAGCTCGACGAAATGGTCTTCCCGGGCTTCATCTCCGAATGGGGCAGCGCGCGATTGCGTGAACTGCCGCGCTATCTGGAGGCGGCCCGGCTGCGTCTGGAGGCGCTACCCGCCGCCGCCCATCGGGACCGCGCGGGCATGGCCGAACTCGACCGGGTGCACGCCGCCTACGACCGGCTGCTGGCCAGCCTGCCCGAGTCCCGTCGCGGCGGCCGCGACATTCTCGAAATCTGGTGGATGATCGAGGAATTGCGCGTCAGCCTGTTCGCCCAGCAGCTCGGCACCCCGTATTCGGTATCGGCCAAGCGCATCGAAAAGGCCATCGACGCCGCCCGCCGGCCACCCCAGCAGCGCTGA
- a CDS encoding YggT family protein produces MSFIGSLLGLVLTLFLLVLIARLILDWIVTLSDNPQGVRRPREIVYRFTEPVIAPVRRVLKPVRLGGVQIDLAFTAVFIAVLILRAVAFAL; encoded by the coding sequence ATGTCGTTCATCGGGAGCCTGCTCGGGCTGGTCCTGACGCTATTCCTGCTGGTATTGATCGCCCGGCTCATCCTGGATTGGATCGTCACGCTCAGCGACAATCCGCAGGGTGTCCGCCGTCCCCGCGAGATCGTGTACCGGTTCACCGAACCGGTGATCGCCCCGGTGCGGCGGGTGCTCAAGCCGGTGCGGCTCGGCGGTGTGCAGATCGATCTGGCGTTCACGGCGGTGTTCATCGCGGTGCTGATTCTGCGGGCCGTGGCGTTCGCGCTGTGA
- a CDS encoding lysylphosphatidylglycerol synthase transmembrane domain-containing protein — MAAVPAAARKALPTIVFTVLVAVAALWQREALLTGVHALAGADMRWLLVAALATLALWPTSVFMLRGSIPADTSARQLFALQLAVPAIGLVPAASLLLRLRFLRRTGLDHAGALASMALMGFAALMVRVPLVVVAVLAAPSLMSRNGAQPPWHDLGARAGRTWHHLVGDNPWRTAGFVAAGVLAVAVLAGLSALALNRRVRAHGGWRHQFTRVRHVRTNALSAWKSVAATAFRPRRAAALWICALIQPLLMVVALWAVLHAVGANLSLPDTFVVELVTVALAPLLPSPNGVAAKEITIAAGLTAVAGLTAGVAVGAALGFRLLTFWCQIPLGLASFAYLNHRRAI, encoded by the coding sequence ATGGCGGCCGTTCCCGCTGCTGCGAGAAAGGCACTACCCACCATCGTCTTCACCGTACTGGTGGCGGTCGCGGCCCTCTGGCAGCGCGAGGCGTTGCTGACCGGTGTCCACGCCCTGGCCGGAGCGGACATGCGCTGGTTGCTGGTAGCCGCACTGGCCACGCTGGCATTGTGGCCCACCTCGGTGTTCATGCTGCGCGGTTCGATTCCCGCCGACACCTCCGCCCGGCAGTTGTTCGCGCTGCAACTCGCGGTGCCAGCCATCGGCCTGGTGCCGGCCGCGTCGCTGCTGCTGCGACTGCGGTTTCTGCGGCGCACCGGTCTCGATCACGCGGGGGCGCTGGCGTCCATGGCGCTGATGGGCTTCGCCGCGCTGATGGTGCGGGTGCCGCTGGTGGTGGTCGCGGTGCTGGCCGCCCCGAGCCTGATGAGCCGCAACGGCGCGCAACCCCCGTGGCACGATCTGGGCGCCCGCGCCGGGCGCACCTGGCATCATCTGGTCGGCGACAATCCTTGGCGCACCGCCGGATTCGTCGCGGCCGGGGTGCTGGCCGTCGCCGTGCTCGCGGGGCTGTCGGCGCTGGCGCTCAACCGCCGCGTGCGGGCGCACGGCGGGTGGCGGCATCAGTTCACCCGGGTGCGGCATGTCCGCACGAACGCACTGTCGGCGTGGAAATCGGTGGCGGCGACCGCGTTTCGGCCACGCCGGGCCGCCGCGCTGTGGATCTGCGCGCTGATTCAGCCGCTGCTGATGGTGGTGGCGCTGTGGGCGGTGCTGCACGCGGTGGGCGCGAATCTCAGCCTGCCCGATACCTTCGTGGTGGAGCTCGTGACCGTCGCGCTGGCTCCGCTGCTGCCGTCACCGAACGGCGTGGCCGCCAAGGAGATCACCATCGCGGCCGGGCTCACCGCGGTCGCGGGGCTGACCGCCGGGGTGGCGGTGGGTGCGGCCCTGGGGTTCCGGTTGCTCACCTTCTGGTGCCAGATTCCGCTGGGCCTGGCCTCGTTCGCCTATTTGAACCACCGCCGCGCCATCTGA
- a CDS encoding alpha/beta hydrolase — MAQVDGWRPEAAGEAGTGVLAAASAFDGAMTRVRRLAEVTVGGWKGAAGAAAALRAMAAQVTGNHIGTALLDIAEALGAVAVLERVCTLVREIEAEAHAHGCRILDNGEVTPPRSDTGNPVLDLLFQAGFDAKAQELRARLIPLLDTAGETDERAGTQLRAVADALTALRLDPIPGPSARVAGYLDGTALLPDDPTVLRALWDSLSPADQDALVAFDPLLGDRDGIPALARDHYNRLAVTRLRDRAAADYQRLTDRHPDWVRGSDLPTDGDGWIRLRQWEAERVEIRTRLAEYTAVIDQLGPNGPADQGAATGTGSGQPPRLLVSVDDRGHAAIALGNPDTAANVATFVPGTGSPLGTLGVGIDRSRSLLAAAQRADPSARTAVIAWYGYDAPPDLGAAMGDRRAREGGVALDRFEAGLRASHTGPAAHSTVIGHSYGSTVIGAAASGANRLAADAVVFAGSPGVGVDDVSQLRLTGIPAGRNGAHVFATADPADPVPRLGQFLHGTDPTDREFRATVFTSSGSSLDLPLLRALPVDVFAHGNYWDPGNPGLETQGEIIVGHPPR; from the coding sequence ATGGCGCAGGTGGACGGGTGGCGGCCGGAAGCCGCGGGCGAGGCCGGCACGGGTGTGCTGGCCGCGGCTTCGGCATTCGACGGGGCGATGACCCGGGTCCGGCGGCTGGCCGAGGTGACGGTCGGCGGGTGGAAAGGCGCGGCCGGGGCCGCGGCGGCCTTGCGGGCGATGGCGGCGCAGGTGACGGGCAACCATATCGGGACGGCTCTGCTGGATATCGCCGAAGCACTCGGTGCGGTGGCGGTGCTCGAGCGGGTGTGCACGCTGGTGCGGGAGATCGAAGCCGAGGCCCACGCGCACGGATGCCGGATCCTGGACAACGGCGAAGTCACCCCGCCCCGGTCGGATACCGGAAACCCGGTGCTGGACTTGCTCTTCCAGGCCGGCTTCGATGCCAAGGCCCAGGAGCTGCGGGCACGACTGATTCCACTGCTGGACACGGCCGGGGAAACCGACGAGCGGGCCGGGACACAACTGAGGGCGGTCGCGGACGCGCTCACGGCGCTGCGCCTCGATCCGATCCCAGGGCCCAGCGCGCGTGTCGCCGGCTATCTCGATGGGACCGCGCTGCTGCCCGACGACCCGACAGTGCTACGCGCACTGTGGGATTCGCTCTCGCCCGCCGACCAGGACGCGCTGGTCGCCTTCGATCCGTTGCTCGGTGACCGCGACGGGATTCCGGCACTGGCGCGCGATCACTACAACCGGCTCGCGGTCACCCGGTTGCGTGACCGCGCGGCGGCCGACTACCAGCGGTTGACCGACCGGCATCCCGACTGGGTGCGCGGCAGCGATCTCCCCACCGATGGCGACGGCTGGATTCGGTTGCGGCAGTGGGAAGCCGAGCGGGTGGAGATCCGCACCCGGCTCGCCGAGTACACGGCGGTGATCGATCAACTCGGCCCGAATGGCCCGGCCGACCAGGGCGCTGCCACGGGGACCGGATCCGGCCAGCCCCCGCGGCTGCTCGTATCCGTCGACGATCGCGGGCACGCCGCGATCGCGCTGGGCAATCCGGATACCGCCGCCAATGTCGCGACCTTCGTCCCCGGTACCGGGTCACCGCTGGGCACCCTCGGCGTCGGAATCGATCGCTCGCGATCGCTGCTGGCGGCGGCGCAGCGCGCCGATCCGTCCGCCCGGACCGCGGTGATCGCGTGGTACGGGTACGACGCACCGCCGGATCTGGGTGCGGCGATGGGTGATCGGCGAGCGCGCGAGGGCGGGGTCGCCCTCGACCGGTTCGAGGCGGGGCTGCGCGCCTCGCACACCGGGCCCGCAGCGCACAGCACGGTCATCGGGCACAGCTACGGGAGCACCGTGATCGGCGCGGCCGCATCCGGAGCTAACCGTCTGGCGGCCGACGCGGTGGTGTTCGCGGGCAGCCCCGGGGTCGGCGTAGATGATGTTTCACAATTGCGGCTGACGGGTATACCTGCGGGCCGCAACGGTGCGCATGTGTTCGCCACCGCCGACCCGGCCGATCCGGTGCCGCGGCTCGGACAGTTTCTGCACGGGACCGATCCCACCGATCGCGAATTTCGCGCAACAGTTTTCACATCTTCGGGGTCCAGTCTCGACCTTCCGCTGTTGCGGGCCTTGCCGGTCGATGTGTTCGCCCACGGAAACTACTGGGACCCTGGCAATCCGGGCTTGGAGACGCAGGGCGAAATCATCGTCGGCCACCCGCCGCGCTGA
- the lexA gene encoding transcriptional repressor LexA yields the protein MSDSSERRTAAVSEHGGAEGDNGPLGLSGGDSPSTETSGTGAELTVRQRKVLEVIRTSVHDRGYPPSIREIGDAVGLTSTSSVAHQLRALERKGYLRRDPNRPRAVDVRGLDETAVRAATGVAKLRAVHTEAQESSDEHPIPTYVPVLGRIAAGGPILAEQAVEDVFPLPRELVGEGSLFLLKVVGQSMIDAAICDGDWVVVRQQNVADNGDIVAAMIDGEATVKTFKHTGSQVWLMPHNPLFEPIPGNDAQILGKVVTVIRKI from the coding sequence ATGAGCGACAGCAGTGAACGGAGGACAGCGGCGGTGAGCGAACACGGCGGCGCGGAAGGTGACAACGGACCCCTTGGTCTCTCGGGAGGCGACTCCCCCTCCACCGAAACGTCCGGCACCGGCGCGGAGTTGACGGTGCGCCAGCGCAAGGTGCTCGAGGTCATCCGCACCTCCGTGCACGACCGCGGCTATCCGCCCAGCATCCGCGAGATCGGCGATGCCGTCGGCCTCACCTCGACCTCCTCGGTGGCGCACCAGTTGCGCGCCCTCGAGCGCAAGGGCTATCTACGCCGCGACCCGAATCGTCCACGCGCCGTGGATGTCCGGGGCCTGGACGAGACGGCCGTGCGCGCCGCCACCGGCGTGGCCAAGCTCCGCGCGGTGCACACCGAGGCGCAGGAATCCTCCGACGAGCACCCGATTCCTACTTACGTCCCGGTGCTGGGCCGGATCGCCGCCGGTGGCCCGATCCTGGCCGAGCAGGCGGTGGAGGACGTCTTCCCGCTGCCGCGCGAACTGGTCGGCGAGGGTTCGCTGTTCCTGCTCAAGGTCGTCGGCCAGTCCATGATCGACGCCGCCATCTGCGACGGCGACTGGGTGGTCGTGCGCCAGCAGAACGTGGCCGACAACGGCGACATCGTGGCCGCCATGATCGACGGCGAGGCCACCGTGAAGACGTTCAAGCACACCGGTTCCCAGGTGTGGCTGATGCCGCACAACCCCCTGTTCGAGCCGATTCCGGGCAATGACGCCCAGATTCTCGGCAAGGTCGTCACGGTGATTCGCAAGATCTGA
- a CDS encoding DUF2231 domain-containing protein: MSTFNGLPAHVLFVHVIVVLVPLTAGLLILCAVWPAARARLIWPAVVLSVVVTALMPITVDAGEWFQHRLGDPPVVDEHARLGHQMVYFVAPLLITAALLVFLHLRQGRGRPLGRTVVAVIAVLVLAAGGAAAWQTYRVGDSGAHAVWNGVIDH, from the coding sequence ATGTCGACATTCAATGGGCTGCCGGCCCATGTCCTGTTCGTGCACGTGATCGTCGTGCTGGTCCCGCTGACCGCGGGGCTGCTGATCCTGTGCGCGGTCTGGCCGGCGGCGCGGGCCCGGCTGATCTGGCCGGCCGTCGTGCTGTCGGTCGTGGTGACCGCGCTGATGCCGATCACCGTCGATGCGGGGGAGTGGTTTCAGCACCGGCTGGGCGATCCGCCCGTCGTCGACGAGCATGCCCGGCTCGGGCATCAGATGGTGTATTTCGTTGCGCCGCTGCTGATCACGGCCGCGCTGCTGGTCTTCCTACACCTGCGGCAGGGGCGCGGGCGGCCGCTCGGGCGCACGGTGGTGGCGGTGATCGCCGTCCTGGTGCTCGCCGCCGGTGGCGCGGCCGCGTGGCAGACCTATCGGGTCGGGGACTCGGGGGCGCACGCGGTCTGGAACGGCGTGATCGACCACTGA